From Micromonospora nigra, one genomic window encodes:
- a CDS encoding magnesium transporter MgtE N-terminal domain-containing protein encodes MSTPTRVYIARLAGVAVFDPNGDLVGRVRDAVARLRPTQRPPEVVGLVAEMPMRRRIFLSINRITTIDADAVVLGSGTLNLRRFEKRPNELLVLQELLDRRVQIAPGGQAGSVVDVAMEASRGGEWSLSRVAVREQTGRLTRRGHLHQVEWDQVRGLSGIADARGTANLLAVLEDMRPADLANALQDLPDARRNEIAAALDNVRLADVLSELPEHDQVEILAALDRERAADVLEEMDPDDAADLLNELPPPEQDVLLDLMEPDEADPVRQLLKYTPGTAGSVMTSEPVILPPDATVAEALARIREAQLSPAVAAQVFVTRAPLTTPTGRYLGMVHFQRLLREPPADLLGGVVVNDIDPLHPTTPLPEITRRMATYDLVAMPVIDRNNRLVGAVTVDDVLDHSLPRDWRDRDAGPLPASADALLDGADG; translated from the coding sequence GTGAGTACGCCGACCCGGGTCTACATCGCCCGTCTCGCCGGAGTCGCCGTCTTCGACCCCAACGGTGACCTGGTGGGGCGGGTCCGTGACGCAGTGGCACGGCTGCGGCCGACCCAGCGCCCCCCGGAGGTGGTGGGACTGGTCGCGGAGATGCCCATGCGCCGGCGGATCTTCCTGTCGATCAACCGGATCACCACGATCGACGCCGACGCGGTGGTGCTCGGCAGTGGCACGCTCAACCTGCGCCGCTTCGAGAAGCGCCCGAACGAGCTGCTGGTGCTCCAGGAACTGCTGGACCGCCGGGTGCAGATCGCGCCGGGCGGGCAGGCCGGGTCGGTGGTGGACGTGGCCATGGAGGCCAGCCGGGGCGGTGAGTGGTCGCTGAGCCGGGTCGCGGTCCGCGAGCAGACCGGTCGGCTCACCCGCCGCGGCCACCTGCACCAGGTCGAATGGGACCAGGTCCGCGGGCTCAGCGGCATCGCCGACGCCCGGGGTACGGCGAACCTGCTCGCGGTGTTGGAGGACATGCGCCCCGCCGACCTGGCCAACGCGTTGCAGGATCTGCCCGACGCCCGGCGTAACGAGATCGCGGCGGCGCTGGACAACGTGCGGCTGGCCGACGTGCTCAGCGAGCTGCCGGAGCACGACCAGGTGGAGATCCTCGCCGCGCTGGACCGGGAGCGGGCCGCCGACGTGCTGGAGGAGATGGACCCGGACGACGCCGCGGACCTGCTCAACGAGTTGCCGCCGCCGGAGCAGGACGTGCTGCTGGACCTGATGGAGCCGGACGAGGCCGACCCGGTACGCCAGTTGCTGAAGTACACGCCCGGCACGGCGGGCAGCGTGATGACCTCCGAGCCGGTGATCCTGCCGCCGGACGCGACGGTGGCGGAGGCGTTGGCGCGTATCCGGGAGGCGCAGCTGTCCCCCGCCGTGGCCGCGCAGGTGTTCGTCACCCGCGCCCCGTTGACCACTCCGACGGGCCGCTACCTGGGCATGGTGCACTTCCAGCGGTTGCTGCGGGAACCCCCGGCGGATCTGCTCGGCGGGGTGGTGGTCAACGACATCGACCCGCTGCACCCGACCACCCCGCTACCGGAGATCACCCGCCGGATGGCCACGTACGACCTGGTGGCGATGCCGGTCATCGACCGGAACAACCGCCTGGTGGGCGCGGTGACCGTGGACGACGTGCTCGACCACTCCCTGCCCCGCGACTGGCGGGACCGGGACGCCGGGCCTCTCCCGGCCTCCGCCGACGCGTTGCTGGACGGCGCGGATGGCTGA
- a CDS encoding PhzF family phenazine biosynthesis protein yields the protein MSTLSYEIVDVFTDRPFAGNPLAVVFGAEGLATGQMQALALEFNLSETVFVLPPTQVGATYRARIFTPVEELPFAGHPSVGAAVTASRRGMFPAGPVTQECGAGVLPIEVTGTGATLTGGTPTLGPELDPEPLLELAGLTADDHAGPPPRVAGCGLEFPYLPVHPSAVARARVNPVAAVRYGIAHVSVFSWDAAAQTAHARVFVPGLGVPEDPATGSAALGLGVWLVASGLLPGEGRSSYAVRQGVEMGRPSALACTVTSADGAAVGATVAGQVVPVARGEIIAPPFVG from the coding sequence ATGTCGACCTTGTCCTACGAGATCGTGGACGTCTTCACCGACCGCCCGTTCGCCGGCAACCCGCTGGCGGTGGTGTTCGGTGCCGAGGGCCTGGCCACCGGCCAGATGCAGGCGCTGGCGCTGGAGTTCAACCTCTCCGAGACGGTGTTCGTGCTGCCGCCCACCCAGGTCGGCGCCACCTACCGGGCGCGGATCTTCACCCCGGTCGAGGAACTGCCCTTCGCCGGGCACCCCAGCGTCGGCGCGGCGGTGACCGCCAGCCGGCGCGGGATGTTCCCCGCCGGTCCGGTCACCCAGGAGTGCGGCGCCGGGGTGCTGCCGATCGAGGTGACCGGCACGGGAGCGACGCTCACCGGCGGCACCCCCACCCTCGGCCCCGAACTCGACCCGGAGCCGTTGCTGGAACTGGCCGGGCTGACCGCCGACGACCACGCCGGGCCGCCGCCCAGGGTGGCCGGCTGCGGGCTGGAGTTCCCCTACCTGCCGGTGCACCCGAGCGCGGTGGCGCGGGCACGGGTCAACCCGGTCGCGGCGGTTCGGTACGGAATTGCGCACGTCAGCGTCTTCTCCTGGGACGCCGCCGCGCAAACCGCGCACGCCCGGGTCTTCGTTCCGGGCCTCGGGGTTCCCGAGGACCCGGCCACCGGCTCCGCGGCGCTGGGCCTGGGCGTGTGGCTCGTGGCCAGCGGGCTGCTGCCCGGCGAGGGGCGCTCGTCGTACGCCGTGCGCCAGGGTGTGGAGATGGGCCGGCCGTCCGCCCTGGCCTGCACGGTCACGTCGGCCGACGGGGCGGCGGTCGGCGCGACCGTCGCCGGTCAGGTCGTGCCGGTCGCCCGGGGCGAGATCATCGCTCCACCGTTCGTCGGCTGA
- a CDS encoding HAD family hydrolase yields MPTFRAVLFDFFGTLTRAVQRGAAHHETAALLGCPVDRLVKVLDRTFYRRATGRLGSAEATLRWVCRQVGVHPSKAAVRAAVASRQRAIRADTRLRADAVPTLAALRGRGLRTAVVSDCTHELPAFLPDLPVAPLLDARVFSVQVGRCKPHAALYLAACRRLGLAPQDCLYVGDGGSQELTGAERTGMTAVRLAAPDLAGHLVFNADLAWRGPALRSLTEVLDLVDPAARPVGTAR; encoded by the coding sequence ATGCCCACCTTCCGGGCGGTGCTGTTCGATTTCTTCGGCACGCTGACCCGCGCCGTCCAGCGTGGCGCAGCCCACCACGAGACCGCCGCCCTGCTCGGCTGCCCCGTCGACCGGCTCGTGAAGGTGCTGGACCGCACCTTCTACCGCCGCGCCACGGGCCGCCTCGGCTCGGCCGAAGCCACCCTGCGCTGGGTGTGCCGGCAGGTCGGCGTACACCCGTCGAAGGCCGCGGTGCGCGCGGCGGTGGCGTCCCGGCAGCGCGCGATCCGCGCCGACACGCGGCTGCGCGCCGACGCCGTGCCGACGCTGGCCGCGCTGCGCGGGCGTGGGTTGCGTACCGCCGTGGTCAGCGACTGCACCCACGAGCTGCCGGCGTTCCTGCCGGACCTGCCCGTGGCCCCGCTGCTCGACGCGCGGGTCTTCTCCGTCCAGGTGGGACGCTGCAAACCGCACGCCGCGCTCTACCTGGCCGCTTGCCGACGGCTGGGGCTCGCGCCGCAGGACTGCCTCTACGTCGGCGACGGCGGCAGTCAGGAACTGACCGGCGCCGAACGGACCGGGATGACCGCCGTCCGGCTCGCCGCGCCCGACCTCGCGGGGCATCTGGTGTTCAACGCCGACCTGGCCTGGCGCGGGCCGGCGCTCCGCTCCCTGACGGAGGTGCTCGATCTGGTGGACCCGGCGGCGAGGCCGGTGGGCACCGCACGATGA
- a CDS encoding DMT family transporter codes for MSLDAHRPQLDPLTTGALALAVVAVSSSAPLIAFAAAPALAVAFWRNLLSVAVLGPVSLVRRRAEFRSLTVGLGRREGWYCVLSGVALAAHFATWMPSAKLTSVAAATALVATQPVWQGLIARAQGRRLPLGVWAGVGVAVAGAVLATGADFTVSGRAFAGDLLAVVGGMFAAVYTALGERARATVSTTTYTTICYGVCALILLVVCLIGGVRLTGFDGGTWLAILALVAGAQLLGHSMFNYALRRISATTVSVLILLEAPGAALIGWAWLGQLPSPVTLPGLGLLLVGVAVVVLAGARAARRASVTTAAPADAAPLPD; via the coding sequence GTGTCCCTCGATGCGCACCGCCCGCAGCTCGACCCGCTGACCACCGGGGCGCTCGCCCTGGCGGTGGTCGCCGTGTCGTCGTCGGCCCCGCTGATCGCCTTCGCGGCGGCTCCGGCGCTCGCCGTGGCCTTCTGGCGCAACCTGCTGTCGGTCGCGGTGCTGGGGCCGGTGTCCCTGGTCCGGCGGCGGGCCGAGTTCCGGTCGTTGACGGTGGGCCTGGGCCGCCGGGAGGGCTGGTACTGCGTACTCTCCGGGGTGGCCCTGGCCGCCCACTTCGCCACCTGGATGCCGAGCGCGAAGCTCACCTCGGTGGCCGCCGCGACCGCTCTGGTCGCCACCCAGCCCGTCTGGCAGGGGCTCATCGCCCGTGCACAGGGTCGTCGCCTGCCGCTCGGGGTGTGGGCCGGCGTCGGGGTGGCCGTGGCCGGGGCGGTGCTGGCCACCGGGGCCGACTTCACGGTCTCGGGGCGGGCCTTCGCCGGTGACCTGCTGGCCGTGGTGGGCGGGATGTTCGCGGCCGTCTACACCGCCCTGGGCGAGCGGGCGCGGGCCACCGTCAGCACCACCACCTACACCACCATCTGCTACGGGGTGTGCGCGCTGATCCTGCTGGTCGTCTGCCTGATCGGCGGGGTCCGACTGACCGGCTTCGACGGTGGCACGTGGCTGGCGATCCTGGCCCTGGTGGCCGGTGCCCAACTGCTCGGCCACTCGATGTTCAACTACGCGCTGCGCCGGATCTCGGCCACCACGGTCAGCGTGCTGATCCTGCTGGAGGCTCCGGGTGCGGCCCTGATCGGCTGGGCCTGGTTGGGGCAGTTGCCCAGCCCGGTGACATTGCCCGGGCTGGGACTGCTGCTGGTGGGGGTGGCCGTGGTGGTGCTCGCCGGGGCCCGCGCCGCCCGTCGCGCGTCGGTCACCACCGCCGCGCCGGCCGACGCCGCTCCGTTGCCCGACTGA
- a CDS encoding ice-binding family protein, with translation MTAIVAAGVGVATLIFSATGASAQPAPVGLGTAANFSVLAGSTVTNTGPSFLAQDLGVHPGNTATGFPPGIVAGEVHLGDAVALQAKDDLTTAYNDAAGRTPFTNLPAELGGLTLTPGVYRIGAAQLTGTLTLDSQNNPAAVFIFQIDSTLTTASNSSVVFINGVSACNVYWQIGSSATIGTGTQFVGNILAQTSITINTGATLQGRALARTGAVTLDTNTITTPLCIQPTGTPTATPTATPTATPTVTPTVTPTATPTVTPTVTPTATPTVTPTVTPTATPTVTPTVTPTVTPTATPTVTPTVTPTVTPTVTPTVTPTVTPTVTPTATVTPTVTPTATATATVTPTATLTGAPTGQPTRAPTARPTATRTELPVTGGSGSGTLTVLTGIGGTAVATGAALLLLYRRRTSQS, from the coding sequence ATGACGGCCATCGTCGCCGCCGGCGTGGGCGTCGCTACACTGATCTTCAGTGCGACCGGTGCCAGTGCTCAGCCGGCGCCGGTCGGTCTGGGCACGGCGGCGAACTTCTCTGTGTTGGCCGGATCCACCGTCACCAACACCGGGCCGAGTTTCCTGGCCCAGGATCTCGGTGTCCATCCGGGTAACACGGCGACGGGCTTTCCACCGGGCATCGTCGCCGGTGAGGTCCATCTCGGTGATGCTGTGGCCCTGCAGGCCAAGGATGACCTGACCACCGCCTACAACGACGCCGCCGGGCGTACCCCGTTCACCAACCTTCCCGCGGAGCTCGGTGGTCTGACGCTGACACCCGGCGTCTACCGGATCGGTGCCGCGCAACTGACCGGCACGCTGACCCTCGACAGCCAGAACAACCCGGCGGCGGTGTTCATCTTCCAGATCGACTCCACGCTCACCACCGCCTCGAACAGCAGCGTGGTGTTCATCAACGGCGTCTCCGCCTGCAACGTCTACTGGCAGATCGGCAGCTCGGCCACGATCGGCACCGGCACCCAGTTCGTGGGCAACATCCTGGCGCAGACCTCGATCACCATCAACACCGGCGCCACCCTGCAAGGCCGCGCCCTGGCCCGAACCGGCGCCGTCACCCTCGACACCAACACCATCACCACCCCCCTCTGCATCCAACCAACCGGCACCCCCACGGCGACGCCCACCGCCACCCCCACGGCAACTCCGACGGTGACGCCCACGGTCACCCCCACGGCCACGCCGACCGTGACGCCCACGGTCACCCCCACGGCCACGCCGACCGTGACGCCCACGGTCACCCCCACGGCAACTCCGACCGTGACGCCCACGGTGACCCCGACGGTGACGCCCACGGCCACGCCGACGGTGACTCCGACGGTGACGCCCACGGTCACCCCGACCGTGACGCCCACGGTCACCCCGACGGTCACCCCGACGGTGACGCCCACGGCCACGGTGACGCCCACGGTCACGCCCACGGCCACGGCCACGGCGACCGTGACGCCCACGGCCACGCTGACGGGCGCTCCGACCGGCCAGCCCACGCGAGCGCCCACCGCGCGCCCGACCGCCACCCGCACGGAACTCCCGGTCACTGGTGGTAGCGGCAGCGGCACGCTGACCGTACTCACCGGCATCGGCGGGACCGCCGTCGCCACCGGTGCCGCCCTGCTGCTCCTCTACCGCCGCAGGACATCGCAGTCCTGA
- a CDS encoding SDR family NAD(P)-dependent oxidoreductase: MEDLTGRRLVVVTGASSGIGLAAAVDLAYRGDQVVLVGRDPARLQAAAEQVREVSGERPELFRADFAALDDVRGLAERLRTAYDRIDVLVNNAGAIVLQPLTTVDGFELSIQANHLAPFLLSNLLADRVGRLVVTASGAHRSGRLDPDDLNAPLRRYRPMSAYGTSKQANILFTAEAARRWPDVGAYCFHPGVVRTRFGSDSRLVEWGMRMLPLLRSPEKGAETLVWLAHQDRSRLTDGGYYHDRRLRRPLRRAADPQLAARLWAASAKAVGLPG, encoded by the coding sequence GTGGAAGATCTCACTGGGCGTCGACTCGTGGTGGTGACCGGAGCCAGCTCCGGCATCGGCCTGGCCGCCGCCGTGGACCTGGCGTACCGCGGTGACCAGGTGGTACTCGTCGGTCGCGACCCCGCCCGGTTGCAGGCGGCAGCCGAACAGGTGCGGGAGGTCTCCGGGGAGCGCCCCGAACTGTTCCGCGCCGACTTCGCTGCCCTCGACGACGTACGCGGCCTGGCCGAGCGGCTTCGGACCGCGTACGACCGGATCGACGTGCTGGTCAACAACGCCGGCGCGATCGTGCTCCAGCCGCTCACCACGGTCGACGGGTTCGAGCTGTCGATCCAGGCCAACCATTTGGCCCCGTTCCTGCTCAGCAACCTGCTCGCCGACCGGGTCGGCCGGCTGGTGGTCACCGCCTCGGGTGCCCACCGCAGCGGGCGCCTCGACCCGGACGACCTGAACGCCCCGCTGCGCCGCTACCGCCCGATGAGCGCGTACGGCACCAGCAAGCAGGCGAACATCCTGTTCACCGCCGAGGCGGCCCGACGCTGGCCGGACGTGGGCGCGTACTGCTTCCACCCGGGCGTGGTGCGGACCCGGTTCGGCAGCGACAGCCGACTGGTGGAGTGGGGCATGCGGATGCTGCCGCTGCTGCGTAGCCCCGAGAAGGGCGCCGAGACGCTGGTCTGGCTCGCGCACCAGGACCGGTCCCGACTCACCGACGGTGGCTACTACCACGATCGCCGGCTGCGCCGACCGCTGCGCAGGGCGGCCGATCCCCAGCTCGCCGCCCGCCTCTGGGCGGCCAGCGCGAAGGCCGTCGGTCTTCCCGGCTGA
- a CDS encoding HpcH/HpaI aldolase/citrate lyase family protein, with product MAAVGRPRRSCLAVPGSSVKMLGKAQGLPADQVFLDLEDAVAPLAKPDARKNIVAALNEGDWAGKTRVVRVNDLTTPWTYRDVIEVVEGAGANLDCIMLPKAQNAAQVHWLDTTLTQIEKTLGLEVGRIGIEAQIENAAGLVNVDAIAAASPRVETIIFGPADFMASINMKSLVVGALIPDYPGDPYHYILMRILMAARMHDKQAIDGPFLQIRDTDAFREVAKRSAALGFDGKWVLHPGQIDAANEVYQPAQADYDHAELILDAYDYYTSEAGGRLGAVMLGDEMIDEASRKMALVIAAKGRAAGMTRTSTFTPPAE from the coding sequence ATGGCCGCAGTCGGTCGTCCCCGCCGGTCCTGCCTCGCCGTACCCGGCTCCAGCGTCAAGATGCTCGGCAAGGCCCAGGGGCTGCCTGCCGACCAGGTCTTCCTGGACCTGGAGGACGCGGTCGCCCCGCTGGCCAAGCCGGACGCCCGCAAGAACATCGTGGCCGCGCTGAACGAAGGCGACTGGGCCGGCAAGACCCGGGTGGTCCGGGTCAACGACCTCACCACCCCGTGGACGTACCGGGACGTCATCGAGGTCGTGGAGGGTGCCGGTGCCAACCTCGACTGCATCATGCTGCCGAAGGCGCAGAACGCCGCCCAGGTGCACTGGCTGGACACGACGCTCACCCAGATCGAGAAGACCCTCGGCCTGGAGGTCGGCCGGATCGGCATCGAGGCGCAGATCGAGAACGCCGCCGGCCTGGTCAACGTCGACGCCATCGCCGCCGCCTCGCCCCGGGTGGAGACCATCATCTTCGGCCCGGCCGACTTCATGGCCTCGATCAACATGAAGTCGCTGGTGGTGGGCGCGCTCATCCCGGACTATCCGGGCGATCCGTACCACTACATCCTGATGCGGATCCTGATGGCCGCCCGGATGCACGACAAGCAGGCCATCGACGGCCCGTTCCTGCAGATCCGGGACACGGACGCGTTCCGCGAGGTGGCCAAGCGTTCGGCCGCGCTGGGTTTCGACGGCAAGTGGGTGCTGCACCCGGGGCAGATCGACGCCGCCAACGAGGTCTACCAGCCGGCGCAGGCCGACTACGACCACGCCGAACTGATCCTCGACGCGTACGACTACTACACCTCCGAGGCCGGCGGCAGGCTCGGCGCGGTGATGCTCGGTGACGAGATGATCGACGAGGCGTCCCGCAAGATGGCGCTGGTGATCGCGGCCAAGGGTCGGGCCGCGGGGATGACCCGTACCTCGACCTTCACCCCGCCCGCCGAGTAG
- a CDS encoding DUF4190 domain-containing protein: MTYPPPTNDPWSAPPPSPPVDPTLPASGPPVPTQPAGPDSPVPAESHVPVESHLSADPYAPVDPYAGAKVDGPPPPVGYPTSGYPAPGYPAPGHPAPGYAPYPGYAPPPKTNGLAIAALVLSLVGFTSCITGPVGAIMGHVAMRQIRETGEGGEGLAKAAIIVGWIVTALLVVFILFYVGIFLFAISSSSTSSY; encoded by the coding sequence ATGACGTACCCGCCGCCGACCAACGATCCGTGGTCGGCCCCGCCCCCGAGCCCGCCGGTCGACCCGACCCTGCCGGCCAGCGGTCCGCCCGTCCCCACCCAGCCGGCGGGACCGGACTCACCCGTGCCGGCCGAGTCCCACGTGCCGGTCGAGTCACACCTGTCTGCCGACCCGTACGCGCCGGTCGACCCGTACGCCGGGGCGAAGGTCGACGGGCCCCCGCCGCCCGTCGGTTATCCCACCTCCGGTTACCCGGCTCCCGGCTACCCCGCCCCCGGTCACCCCGCCCCCGGCTACGCCCCCTACCCGGGGTACGCGCCGCCGCCGAAGACCAACGGCCTGGCCATCGCCGCCCTGGTGCTGTCCCTGGTCGGGTTCACGTCCTGCATCACCGGCCCGGTCGGCGCGATCATGGGACATGTCGCCATGCGGCAGATCCGCGAGACGGGCGAGGGCGGCGAAGGGCTGGCGAAGGCGGCCATCATCGTCGGCTGGATCGTCACCGCCCTGCTGGTCGTGTTCATCCTGTTCTACGTCGGGATCTTCCTCTTCGCCATCTCGTCCTCCTCGACGAGCAGCTACTGA
- a CDS encoding SDR family NAD(P)-dependent oxidoreductase, which yields MARRSRASTGPAASSDSDQPVALPEPVTMRLDGRVALVTGAGSPDGIGYATARRLADLGARVAIVSTTRRIHERAGELGVTGFVADLTDESEVGALADAVTEQLGDVEVLVNNAGLASRASPEVLRPVAQLSYEEWRAEIDRNLTTAFLCSRAFIGGMAERGWGRVVNLAATAGAVNALPTESAYAAAKAGVVGLTRALAMEMIADGVTVNAVAPGTIHTAASTMAEIKQGLGTPVGRPGTPDEVAAAIAFLCSPAASYITGQMLVVDGGNSVREAQFR from the coding sequence GTGGCTCGGCGCAGCCGCGCCTCCACCGGCCCGGCCGCCTCGTCCGACTCCGACCAGCCCGTCGCCCTGCCGGAGCCGGTGACCATGCGCCTCGACGGCAGGGTCGCGCTGGTCACCGGGGCCGGCAGCCCCGACGGCATCGGCTACGCGACGGCCCGCCGACTCGCCGACCTGGGGGCGCGGGTGGCGATCGTCTCCACCACGCGTCGGATCCACGAGCGGGCCGGTGAGCTGGGCGTGACCGGTTTCGTGGCCGACCTGACCGACGAGTCGGAGGTCGGCGCGCTCGCCGACGCGGTCACCGAGCAGCTCGGCGACGTCGAGGTGTTGGTCAACAACGCCGGTCTGGCCAGTCGCGCCTCGCCCGAGGTGCTGCGCCCGGTCGCCCAGCTCAGCTACGAGGAGTGGCGTGCCGAGATCGACCGGAACCTCACCACGGCGTTCCTGTGCAGCCGGGCGTTCATCGGCGGGATGGCCGAGCGGGGCTGGGGGCGGGTGGTCAACCTCGCGGCGACCGCGGGCGCGGTGAACGCCCTGCCCACCGAGTCGGCCTACGCGGCGGCGAAGGCCGGGGTGGTGGGGCTGACCCGTGCGTTGGCGATGGAGATGATCGCCGACGGGGTGACGGTCAACGCGGTGGCCCCGGGGACGATCCACACGGCCGCCTCGACCATGGCCGAGATCAAGCAGGGCCTCGGCACTCCGGTGGGCCGCCCCGGCACCCCTGACGAGGTGGCGGCGGCCATCGCTTTCCTCTGCTCGCCCGCCGCGTCGTACATCACCGGCCAGATGCTGGTGGTCGACGGCGGCAACAGCGTCCGCGAGGCGCAGTTCCGCTGA
- a CDS encoding DUF4190 domain-containing protein, translating to MSQPPPPLPPDPDQPPGPQEAPPSPYEPPPGSWAQPPSDEPGPSGWEQQHGPGQQWGQQPPYVPQVPYGQYGPPSPPRRGGTNVLAVLSLIFAFVFAPAGIVLGHLAKRQLRTSGEDGDQLATWGLVLGYVVTALYLLVCCGLLTLMFWVGVDQRTV from the coding sequence ATGAGTCAGCCACCGCCGCCCCTCCCGCCGGACCCGGACCAGCCGCCCGGCCCGCAGGAGGCGCCGCCCTCGCCGTACGAACCGCCGCCGGGTTCGTGGGCGCAACCGCCATCCGACGAGCCCGGCCCGTCGGGATGGGAGCAGCAGCACGGACCCGGTCAGCAGTGGGGGCAGCAGCCGCCGTACGTGCCGCAGGTCCCCTACGGGCAGTACGGCCCGCCGTCCCCGCCGAGGCGGGGCGGCACGAACGTGCTGGCCGTACTCTCGCTGATCTTCGCCTTCGTGTTCGCGCCCGCCGGCATCGTCCTCGGCCACCTGGCGAAGCGGCAGCTGCGCACGAGCGGCGAGGACGGCGACCAGCTCGCCACGTGGGGTCTCGTCCTCGGCTATGTCGTCACCGCCCTGTACCTGCTGGTGTGCTGCGGCCTGCTGACGCTGATGTTCTGGGTGGGAGTGGACCAGAGGACCGTGTGA
- a CDS encoding acyl-CoA dehydrogenase family protein, with protein MARLAQTPGLTDEQRSILETVREFADKEIIPHAQRLEHADEYPTDILDGMKEMGLFGITIAEEYGGLGESLLTYALVVEELSRGWMSISGIVNTHFIVAYLISQHGSAEQKARLLPKMATGEVRGAFSMSEPECGSDVSAIKSKAVRDGDNYVLNGQKMWLTNGAYSSVVATLVKTDTGADSVYGNMSTFLLEKEPGFGETAPGLTIPGRIDKMGYKGVETTEMVLDGVTVPDSAVLGGVDQVGRGFYQMMDGIEVGRVNVAARACGISIRAFELAVQYAQQRKTFGQPLAKHQAIAFKLAEMGTKIEAAHALMVNAARLKDAGQRNDVEAGMAKLLASEYCAEVVQEAFRIHGGYGYSKEYEIERLMREAPFLLIGEGTSEIQKTIISRGLLKEYKL; from the coding sequence ATGGCTCGACTCGCCCAGACGCCCGGCCTGACCGACGAGCAGCGGTCGATCCTGGAGACTGTCCGGGAGTTCGCCGACAAGGAGATCATCCCGCACGCCCAGCGGCTGGAGCACGCCGACGAGTACCCAACCGACATCCTTGACGGGATGAAGGAGATGGGACTCTTCGGCATCACCATCGCCGAGGAGTACGGCGGCCTCGGTGAGTCCCTGCTGACCTACGCCCTGGTGGTGGAGGAGCTGTCCCGGGGCTGGATGTCGATCTCCGGAATCGTCAACACCCACTTCATCGTCGCGTACCTGATCTCGCAGCACGGTTCCGCCGAGCAGAAGGCCCGGCTGCTGCCGAAGATGGCCACTGGCGAGGTGCGCGGCGCCTTCTCGATGTCGGAACCCGAGTGCGGCTCGGACGTCTCGGCGATCAAGTCGAAGGCCGTCCGCGACGGCGACAACTACGTCCTCAACGGCCAGAAGATGTGGCTGACCAACGGGGCGTACTCCTCGGTGGTGGCCACCCTGGTCAAGACCGACACCGGGGCCGACTCGGTCTACGGCAACATGAGCACCTTCCTGTTGGAGAAGGAGCCCGGCTTCGGCGAGACCGCCCCCGGCCTCACCATCCCCGGCAGGATCGACAAGATGGGCTACAAGGGCGTCGAGACCACCGAGATGGTGCTCGACGGCGTCACCGTTCCCGACTCGGCCGTGCTCGGCGGCGTCGACCAGGTCGGCCGGGGCTTCTACCAGATGATGGACGGCATCGAGGTCGGCCGGGTCAACGTGGCCGCCCGCGCCTGCGGAATCTCGATCCGCGCCTTCGAACTCGCTGTGCAGTACGCCCAGCAGCGGAAGACCTTCGGCCAGCCCCTCGCGAAGCACCAGGCGATCGCCTTCAAGCTCGCCGAGATGGGCACGAAGATCGAGGCCGCGCACGCCCTGATGGTCAACGCCGCCCGGCTCAAGGACGCCGGCCAGCGCAACGACGTCGAGGCCGGCATGGCCAAGCTGCTCGCCTCCGAGTACTGCGCCGAGGTCGTCCAGGAAGCGTTCCGCATCCACGGCGGTTACGGCTACTCCAAGGAGTACGAGATCGAGCGGTTGATGCGCGAGGCCCCGTTCCTGCTCATCGGTGAGGGCACCTCGGAGATCCAGAAGACGATCATCTCCCGGGGCCTGCTCAAGGAGTACAAGCTCTGA
- a CDS encoding CoA-binding protein has translation MRSAQQILADSAVIAVVGASRDPRKAAHSVPLQMQRYGWRIIPVNPTADELFGEPVYRSLSDIPHPVDLVDVFRPADDAVEVVREAVAIGAPAVWLQLGIVSAEARRIAREAGVDYVEDRCLIVERAAAGLTRLA, from the coding sequence ATGCGTTCCGCCCAGCAGATCCTCGCCGACTCCGCAGTGATCGCCGTCGTGGGCGCGTCCCGCGACCCGCGCAAGGCCGCGCACAGTGTGCCGTTGCAGATGCAGCGGTACGGCTGGCGCATCATCCCGGTCAACCCGACCGCCGACGAACTGTTCGGCGAGCCGGTCTACCGCTCACTGTCCGACATTCCGCACCCGGTCGACCTGGTCGACGTGTTCCGGCCGGCCGACGACGCCGTCGAGGTGGTCCGCGAGGCGGTGGCGATCGGCGCCCCGGCGGTCTGGTTGCAGTTGGGGATCGTCTCGGCCGAGGCACGCCGGATCGCGCGGGAGGCCGGCGTCGACTACGTCGAGGACCGCTGTCTCATCGTGGAACGCGCCGCCGCCGGCCTGACCCGCCTGGCCTGA